From one Caldithrix abyssi DSM 13497 genomic stretch:
- a CDS encoding chemotaxis protein CheW, with product MIMTANYLVFKLGKNEYAIQLGYVKKVSQIVEISPIPKGPKNLIGLINVHGEITPVINLRYILGLKEREINLNDQLIIIESNKSGLAFVVDQVSQIVPAYDENSIPVQNIVPDAKFFERVIKEEEGFIYCINPDTLLTKSELQKINRKVKEEYEKIERQIIAS from the coding sequence ATGATTATGACGGCAAATTATCTGGTTTTTAAGCTTGGCAAAAATGAATACGCCATTCAACTGGGCTATGTAAAAAAAGTTTCGCAAATTGTAGAGATTTCTCCCATTCCCAAAGGGCCGAAAAACTTAATCGGTCTGATCAACGTTCACGGCGAAATAACGCCGGTTATTAATTTGCGCTACATATTGGGCTTAAAAGAGCGCGAAATTAACCTGAACGATCAGCTAATTATCATCGAATCCAATAAATCGGGCCTGGCTTTTGTGGTGGATCAGGTCTCGCAAATCGTTCCTGCGTATGATGAAAACAGCATTCCGGTACAGAATATTGTTCCGGATGCTAAGTTCTTTGAGCGCGTAATCAAAGAAGAAGAAGGCTTTATCTATTGTATTAATCCGGATACGCTGCTAACCAAAAGCGAACTGCAAAAAATCAATCGAAAAGTTAAAGAAGAATATGAAAAAATCGAACGTCAGATCATTGCAAGTTGA
- a CDS encoding macro domain-containing protein, translating to MKRVKIGSVVLELVQGNIANQPEMEAVVNAANAMLASGGGVAGAIHSAAGPGLYEECRPLAPIRPGQAVITGAHGLPNRYVIHTLGPVYGKDKPEDKILAECYRNSLKLAEEKRIASLAFPAISTGIFGYPVRDAARVALNTVIAMAPQLKYVQKIRFVLYSDSDLKAHEEALEALMNTPGL from the coding sequence ATGAAACGGGTGAAAATAGGTTCCGTGGTTTTAGAGTTGGTTCAGGGAAATATTGCCAATCAGCCGGAGATGGAGGCAGTGGTCAATGCCGCCAACGCCATGTTAGCTTCCGGCGGTGGGGTGGCCGGAGCCATTCATAGCGCAGCCGGCCCCGGCCTTTACGAAGAATGCAGGCCGCTGGCTCCCATTCGACCCGGGCAGGCTGTAATCACCGGTGCGCACGGCTTGCCAAACCGCTATGTGATTCACACCCTTGGCCCGGTTTACGGAAAGGACAAGCCAGAAGACAAAATTTTGGCCGAATGCTACCGCAATTCTTTAAAACTGGCAGAAGAGAAGCGCATTGCCTCGCTGGCCTTTCCGGCCATTTCCACCGGTATTTTTGGCTATCCCGTCAGGGACGCGGCCAGGGTTGCCCTGAACACGGTGATTGCAATGGCCCCGCAGCTGAAGTATGTGCAAAAGATTCGCTTTGTGCTGTACAGCGATTCGGATTTGAAGGCCCACGAGGAGGCGCTGGAAGCGTTGATGAACACGCCCGGATTATAG
- the pncA gene encoding bifunctional nicotinamidase/pyrazinamidase: protein MSRVLILVDIQNDFIPGGALPVPGGDQIVPVVNQILPFFDLVVATQDWHPPDHGSFASNHPGKKVYDTIELNGLQQILWPDHCVQGSHGADFVQNLNTNPVEAIFRKGTDPKIDSYSGFFDNGRKKSTGLADYLHGRGVKEVFVAGLAGEFCVNYTIMDAADLGFKTFLIKDATRPLDWQNFEKAMQKMQEKGVTILESKDLGNR, encoded by the coding sequence ATGAGCCGCGTTTTAATTTTAGTCGATATCCAAAATGATTTTATTCCGGGTGGGGCGCTGCCCGTTCCTGGCGGCGATCAGATTGTGCCCGTGGTCAATCAAATCCTTCCCTTTTTTGATCTGGTGGTGGCCACCCAGGATTGGCATCCGCCAGATCACGGGAGCTTTGCATCCAATCATCCCGGAAAAAAGGTGTACGATACGATCGAATTAAATGGCCTGCAGCAGATTTTATGGCCGGATCACTGCGTGCAGGGCTCACACGGCGCCGATTTTGTACAGAATCTGAACACCAATCCGGTTGAGGCCATCTTTCGCAAGGGCACGGATCCGAAGATTGACAGCTACAGCGGTTTTTTTGACAACGGTCGAAAAAAAAGCACCGGTCTGGCCGATTACCTGCACGGCAGAGGCGTTAAGGAAGTTTTTGTGGCTGGTCTGGCCGGAGAATTTTGCGTGAATTACACCATTATGGATGCCGCCGACCTGGGCTTTAAAACCTTTTTGATTAAGGACGCCACCCGGCCGCTGGACTGGCAAAATTTTGAAAAGGCCATGCAAAAAATGCAGGAAAAAGGCGTAACCATTCTGGAGAGCAAAGACCTGGGAAATCGTTAA
- a CDS encoding CheR family methyltransferase — protein sequence MKKSNVRSLQVDRLLLDKVIEKIRDELGLSFADKAADVERALINYFNEYRIDALHTKIEGLLQEDLSRNFDLLDHLTISETYFFRNHKLFAVLEKEILPAIIRRKAHSQQPLAIWSAGCSSGEEAYSVAMLIDQLQKNHPKPIPARILATDINQHILIKAREGLYSNWSFRNMPVKYMKEYFTPQNGRYFQIAPHIKKMVHFEQHNLKKGPFPVNENWKNFDIIICRNVLIYFDRETMLNTLQRFHDLLDEDGYFISGPAEIPSLHFKKFKGQLINSVILYRKHIPPVIKEEHVKTARKPQKAALKVIHPHFEHKAKTKEKIKTDAAPAPEEANNNFEELTLIKNLADLGNLEEARKLTQNYLLRNNLDSHAHYLLGTIYLEMGKTAEAEKSFQKALYLKPDHIMAHFHLANLYTFNGRIKDSRMHFTNVLNLIRSFDPQQEIPGSEGMSAFQFKQMVEKILKTSRLAS from the coding sequence ATGAAAAAATCGAACGTCAGATCATTGCAAGTTGACCGGCTGTTGCTGGATAAAGTGATCGAAAAAATTCGGGATGAGCTGGGACTTTCCTTTGCCGACAAAGCGGCAGACGTGGAGAGGGCTTTAATCAACTATTTTAACGAATATCGGATAGACGCGCTGCATACCAAAATAGAAGGTCTTTTGCAAGAAGATTTAAGCCGGAACTTTGACCTGCTCGACCACCTGACCATTTCCGAAACCTATTTTTTCCGCAACCACAAGCTGTTTGCCGTGCTGGAAAAGGAAATTTTACCGGCTATTATTCGTCGCAAAGCGCACAGCCAACAGCCGCTGGCCATCTGGAGCGCGGGCTGCTCCAGCGGCGAAGAAGCCTACTCTGTGGCCATGCTCATTGACCAGCTTCAGAAAAATCACCCAAAGCCGATTCCGGCTCGTATTCTGGCTACCGATATAAACCAGCACATTTTAATCAAAGCGCGCGAAGGCCTGTACTCCAACTGGTCGTTCAGGAATATGCCGGTTAAATACATGAAAGAATATTTTACGCCCCAAAACGGGCGATATTTCCAGATTGCGCCGCACATTAAAAAGATGGTGCATTTTGAGCAGCATAACTTAAAAAAAGGGCCTTTCCCGGTTAACGAAAACTGGAAAAACTTTGACATTATTATCTGTCGCAACGTGCTGATTTATTTTGATCGCGAAACGATGTTGAATACCCTTCAAAGGTTTCATGATCTGCTTGATGAGGACGGTTACTTTATTTCCGGTCCGGCGGAAATTCCTTCCTTGCATTTTAAAAAGTTCAAGGGGCAGTTGATCAACAGCGTTATTCTCTACCGCAAACATATTCCGCCGGTCATCAAAGAAGAGCACGTAAAAACAGCGCGCAAGCCGCAGAAAGCGGCCCTTAAGGTGATTCATCCCCATTTTGAGCATAAAGCGAAGACAAAAGAAAAAATCAAAACCGATGCAGCGCCTGCCCCTGAAGAAGCGAATAATAATTTTGAAGAATTAACGCTCATCAAAAATCTGGCCGATCTCGGGAATCTGGAAGAAGCCCGTAAATTAACGCAGAATTACCTGCTTCGCAATAACCTCGACTCCCATGCGCACTATTTACTGGGCACCATCTATCTGGAAATGGGCAAAACCGCGGAAGCTGAAAAATCCTTTCAGAAGGCGCTTTACCTTAAACCAGACCACATTATGGCCCATTTTCACCTGGCCAACCTGTACACGTTTAACGGGCGGATTAAAGACAGCCGAATGCATTTCACCAACGTACTAAACTTAATTCGGAGCTTCGATCCTCAACAAGAAATTCCGGGCAGCGAAGGAATGAGCGCCTTTCAGTTCAAACAAATGGTAGAAAAAATCTTAAAAACAAGCCGATTAGCCAGTTAA
- a CDS encoding methyl-accepting chemotaxis protein — MFKLFKRSFKAQLISSMVGILFIPIIFGCIFTYRYFANDHKNETQIELKWLSDTKKDLIEDFLKSHITYLNLLAANSDIVKTFSKATQLNSAQKNRINRIIAHITNRENINVSFIESTTGAIFYQSKPQNDFNKSVYEASFSDSPLSEAVQNATQSKKLSMSDFRYDPFANEPVLFMALPVLNNRREVLGVIALQIPQKSIDQILQRGLSLKPTLQVYLVDKNGNVLSTAGSQKQGLSIKISQFTNFNTCTRIFDFAQRDAFACASPVSFAAFSSGQFKWIVVSQILYDQFSAPLRNLIIFFIILCTFLLLFGAAAAYAVGSRVSRSIESVISDIQQITTGNLNADIKVIDGEHEIGKLTYSLKNFVDQLKAQLRDLLENINVISSSSSEISATIAQITASSSETATAISQTASSSEEVSQLATSFNEKAKESLKVGEKAVEITNQGTEAFNQINQGIQEVKKQMDQVSAMVIDLSKQSQTIGEITAAVKEIAEQSNILAINASIEATKAGEYGKGFAVVANEVRNLADQSKKSTQQIQNILDTIQESISKTVLQVEQTNKTIDGSVDFVQKAYHSMTNLSSSIESLITVLSEISDFSREQLVGTSQIKEAMENIKEATTQNLDGMHQLEEVIEDLKKTSENLKSIISIYQLS; from the coding sequence ATGTTCAAATTGTTTAAAAGGTCATTTAAGGCTCAATTGATCAGCAGCATGGTGGGAATCCTTTTCATTCCCATCATCTTTGGTTGTATTTTCACCTATCGCTATTTTGCCAACGATCATAAAAATGAAACGCAAATAGAATTAAAATGGTTGAGCGACACTAAAAAAGACCTGATTGAAGATTTTTTGAAGAGCCACATCACCTATTTGAATTTGTTGGCCGCAAACAGCGATATTGTTAAAACCTTTTCTAAGGCCACGCAACTCAATTCCGCTCAAAAAAATCGCATTAACAGAATTATCGCCCATATCACCAACCGGGAAAACATCAATGTCTCGTTTATCGAAAGCACAACCGGCGCCATCTTTTACCAGAGCAAGCCTCAAAACGATTTTAACAAATCTGTTTACGAGGCCTCATTCTCCGACTCGCCTTTATCAGAGGCCGTACAAAATGCGACGCAATCCAAAAAATTGAGCATGTCTGATTTTCGATACGATCCTTTTGCCAACGAACCGGTTCTCTTTATGGCCCTGCCCGTGCTAAACAACCGTCGGGAAGTTCTGGGCGTCATTGCTCTGCAAATCCCGCAAAAGTCCATAGATCAAATCTTACAAAGAGGTCTTTCGCTAAAGCCCACACTACAGGTCTATTTAGTGGACAAAAACGGAAACGTGCTGTCCACCGCTGGCTCACAAAAGCAGGGGTTAAGCATTAAAATCAGTCAGTTTACTAATTTTAACACCTGCACCAGAATTTTCGATTTTGCCCAACGAGATGCTTTTGCCTGCGCCTCTCCTGTATCTTTTGCGGCTTTCTCGTCCGGGCAGTTTAAATGGATTGTGGTTTCTCAAATTTTGTACGATCAGTTCAGCGCCCCGCTACGCAATTTGATTATCTTTTTCATCATTCTGTGCACCTTTTTGTTGTTATTTGGTGCGGCGGCAGCTTATGCCGTGGGAAGCCGCGTTTCCAGATCTATTGAATCGGTTATCAGCGATATCCAGCAAATCACAACCGGTAATTTAAATGCGGATATTAAGGTTATTGACGGCGAACATGAGATTGGAAAATTGACGTACAGTCTAAAAAACTTTGTTGACCAATTAAAGGCGCAGCTGCGCGACCTGCTGGAAAATATCAATGTGATCTCTTCCAGCTCCAGCGAAATCTCGGCCACCATTGCCCAGATAACGGCTTCTTCTTCTGAAACGGCAACAGCCATTTCACAAACCGCCAGCAGTTCGGAAGAAGTTTCTCAACTGGCAACATCGTTTAACGAAAAGGCCAAAGAATCTCTGAAAGTCGGCGAAAAAGCGGTGGAGATTACCAACCAGGGCACCGAAGCCTTTAACCAGATCAACCAGGGCATTCAGGAGGTCAAAAAGCAAATGGATCAGGTTTCCGCCATGGTCATCGACCTGAGCAAACAAAGTCAGACCATCGGCGAGATTACAGCGGCCGTTAAAGAAATTGCCGAGCAATCCAACATCCTGGCCATTAATGCCTCCATCGAAGCCACCAAGGCCGGCGAATACGGCAAGGGTTTTGCCGTGGTGGCCAATGAAGTTCGCAATCTTGCCGATCAGTCCAAAAAATCCACGCAGCAAATTCAAAACATTCTGGACACCATCCAGGAATCGATCAGTAAAACCGTTTTACAGGTGGAGCAAACCAACAAAACCATCGACGGCAGCGTTGATTTTGTGCAAAAAGCCTATCATTCAATGACAAATCTTTCATCTTCCATTGAAAGTCTGATCACTGTGCTTTCCGAAATTTCTGATTTTTCCCGGGAGCAACTTGTGGGCACCTCGCAAATTAAAGAGGCTATGGAAAACATCAAAGAGGCCACCACGCAAAACCTGGACGGCATGCACCAGTTAGAAGAGGTGATCGAAGACCTGAAGAAAACCAGCGAAAACCTGAAAAGTATCATCTCCATTTATCAATTGAGTTAG
- a CDS encoding hybrid sensor histidine kinase/response regulator, with product MDQDFERELLEIFKAEAEDYLTILNDGLLALEEGADERAVEEMFRTTHSLKGAARAVNFSAVEELCQAIESLFSKIKNKELKLNEGIRAVLNRSIEHLNELLNQNNFNASCDIDILKQLQAAASGEIKAAAKEKAQKRPAARPKAAQKPEASRPEAAGQTPEKTTAPEPAPATQPKSADAAQETIRISYQKIRELFTQSEDLIAIKIKQKFYIDHINQLYDQLEAIGKKRRQWLVASDSADALNSELFREFSLIKKQVDLLKNTLENDLFQITAMIDKHLDDIKQLMMFPFSTITNYLERSTRAIAREMNKKIELKIYGKEVELDKHTLELLKDPLIHLIRNSLDHGIEPPEERLMRGKPEVGKITIEVLPPRDQSIVVKVSDDGRGLDLAKIKQKSLKKNLVTQAELDDMNESQVLSLIFHSGLSTKDEVSKLSGRGLGMAVVLENIEKLGGSLKVENYYPNGSTFYLTIPLSFATSRGILIYTNDFRAIIPTKFVRLPMRLEVAQLKTVENQLVVNLNGQNIPLFSLASLLDIKTEDRETPQYLNILILRLDEQHEIAVSVDQVLDEREIILKKLNPPLEEVRFLSGVTILGDGSLVPVLNVHDIFAACSDRFKPMAIKKQKPKQILVVEDSITSRVLLKNVLESAGFEVQTAINGQQAWQILQKQTFDLIISDVQMPEMDGVELTRKIKAEQKMKSIPVILLTSLGSESDRKKGLEAGANAYFIKQDFKQKSLLDLIHKLIGTE from the coding sequence ATGGATCAGGATTTTGAACGAGAACTTTTAGAAATATTCAAGGCCGAGGCGGAAGATTATTTAACCATTTTAAACGACGGGTTGCTCGCTCTGGAAGAAGGAGCGGATGAGCGCGCCGTCGAAGAGATGTTCCGTACCACGCACAGTTTAAAGGGCGCTGCCCGGGCCGTAAATTTTTCGGCGGTGGAAGAGTTATGCCAGGCCATTGAGTCTCTTTTTTCCAAAATCAAGAACAAGGAGCTTAAGCTGAACGAAGGAATACGGGCGGTATTGAATCGCAGCATCGAACATCTGAACGAGCTGTTAAATCAAAATAATTTTAACGCCTCCTGCGACATCGATATTTTAAAGCAACTGCAGGCCGCCGCCAGCGGCGAAATTAAAGCAGCGGCCAAAGAAAAAGCGCAAAAAAGACCGGCAGCCAGGCCCAAAGCAGCGCAAAAGCCCGAAGCGTCCCGACCGGAAGCAGCCGGGCAAACGCCCGAAAAAACCACCGCTCCAGAGCCCGCCCCCGCCACTCAACCCAAATCAGCGGATGCAGCCCAGGAGACCATCCGAATCTCGTACCAGAAAATCCGGGAACTGTTTACCCAATCGGAAGATCTGATCGCCATTAAAATCAAACAGAAATTTTACATCGATCATATCAATCAACTGTATGACCAGTTAGAAGCGATCGGCAAAAAAAGGAGACAATGGCTCGTAGCGTCCGATTCAGCCGACGCCCTTAATTCCGAACTCTTCAGAGAATTTTCCCTGATCAAAAAACAGGTGGACCTCCTTAAGAATACTTTGGAGAATGATCTGTTTCAAATAACGGCCATGATCGACAAGCACCTGGATGATATTAAGCAGTTGATGATGTTCCCTTTTTCCACCATTACCAATTATCTGGAACGCTCCACCAGGGCCATTGCCCGTGAAATGAATAAAAAAATCGAATTAAAAATTTACGGCAAAGAGGTTGAGCTGGATAAACACACCCTGGAGTTACTAAAAGACCCCCTCATTCATCTGATCAGAAACAGCCTGGATCACGGCATTGAACCGCCGGAAGAACGCCTTATGCGCGGAAAACCAGAAGTGGGTAAAATCACCATTGAAGTGCTGCCTCCGCGAGATCAGAGCATTGTGGTAAAAGTTTCTGACGATGGCCGAGGCCTGGACCTGGCTAAAATCAAACAAAAATCTCTGAAAAAAAACCTGGTCACTCAGGCGGAACTGGACGACATGAACGAAAGCCAGGTTCTCTCTTTGATATTTCACTCCGGTCTTTCCACTAAAGATGAGGTAAGCAAGCTTTCCGGACGGGGGCTGGGGATGGCGGTTGTTCTGGAGAACATCGAAAAGCTGGGCGGCAGCTTAAAAGTAGAAAACTACTATCCCAACGGCTCCACCTTTTACCTGACCATTCCCCTGAGCTTTGCCACCAGCCGGGGGATTTTAATCTACACCAATGACTTTCGGGCGATCATTCCCACCAAATTCGTACGGCTGCCCATGCGGCTGGAGGTTGCTCAATTAAAAACGGTCGAAAACCAACTGGTAGTAAATTTAAACGGACAAAACATCCCGCTCTTTTCTCTTGCTTCTCTTTTAGACATTAAAACTGAAGACAGGGAGACGCCCCAATATCTGAACATTCTTATTCTGCGCCTTGACGAACAGCATGAAATTGCCGTTTCAGTGGATCAGGTTCTTGATGAACGAGAGATCATCCTGAAAAAGCTCAATCCGCCTCTGGAAGAAGTCCGGTTTTTATCCGGCGTAACCATTTTAGGCGACGGTTCGCTTGTGCCGGTTTTGAATGTGCACGATATTTTTGCGGCCTGCTCCGACCGGTTTAAGCCAATGGCCATCAAAAAACAAAAACCAAAACAAATTTTAGTTGTAGAAGACTCCATCACTTCGCGCGTTCTGTTGAAAAATGTTCTGGAATCGGCGGGATTCGAAGTTCAAACCGCCATCAATGGCCAGCAGGCCTGGCAAATTTTGCAAAAGCAAACGTTCGATCTGATCATCTCCGATGTGCAAATGCCGGAGATGGACGGCGTTGAATTGACACGCAAAATAAAAGCCGAACAAAAAATGAAATCAATACCGGTCATTTTACTGACCTCTTTAGGTTCCGAAAGCGACCGGAAAAAAGGCCTGGAAGCGGGCGCCAACGCCTATTTCATAAAACAGGATTTCAAACAAAAATCCTTATTAGACCTCATCCACAAACTAATCGGAACGGAGTGA
- a CDS encoding nicotinate phosphoribosyltransferase — protein sequence MKCEQIGLLVDKYQLTMAQTYFKNNRMKHTACFDYFFRKLPFENGYLVFAGLQDLLEMLVDLRFDERDARFLIDEGFDRQFVDYLRQFRFKGTIYAMREGEVAFPVEPLLRIEGNLIETQIAETLVLNILNFQSLIATKAARVRYAAGERTVSDFGLRRAHGLGGIHASRAAVIGGCDSTSNMLAAFHYDLKAVGTMAHSFVQSFEDELSAFREYARFNPDSCVLLVDTYDTLKSGLPNAVKVARELEAKGHRLVGIRIDSGDLAYLSKKARQMLDQAGLDYVRIAVSNQLDEFVIRSLIEQKAPIDFFGVGTRLITGQPDAALDGVYKLSLFDSRPRMKISDTLIKSTLPGKKRVLRYSNGEGGFLADAIVLDDEQQIDCMYHPFEKEKRFKVAGLHQEDLFIKVMENGEIIMERESVEQIARRVRERLKMLPAEHKRFEYPHIYKVGVSKRLMDLRDSIVKQFRRED from the coding sequence TTGAAGTGTGAACAGATTGGTTTGCTGGTTGATAAATACCAGTTGACCATGGCGCAAACCTATTTTAAAAATAACAGGATGAAACATACGGCCTGTTTTGACTATTTTTTTCGAAAACTACCTTTCGAAAACGGATACCTTGTTTTTGCAGGCTTACAAGATTTGTTAGAAATGTTGGTTGATCTGCGCTTTGACGAGCGGGACGCCAGGTTTTTAATTGACGAGGGCTTTGATCGGCAGTTTGTCGATTATTTGCGCCAATTTCGTTTTAAAGGAACCATTTACGCCATGCGAGAAGGAGAAGTTGCCTTTCCGGTAGAACCGTTGTTGCGCATCGAAGGCAACCTGATTGAAACGCAAATTGCTGAAACGCTGGTGCTGAACATTTTGAATTTTCAATCGCTTATTGCCACGAAAGCGGCGCGCGTACGTTACGCTGCCGGCGAACGCACCGTCAGCGATTTTGGTCTGCGAAGGGCGCATGGCCTGGGCGGCATCCATGCCAGTCGGGCGGCCGTCATTGGCGGGTGCGACTCCACTTCCAATATGTTAGCCGCTTTTCATTACGACCTCAAGGCCGTGGGCACCATGGCCCATTCCTTTGTGCAGAGCTTTGAAGATGAATTGTCCGCCTTCCGCGAATATGCGCGCTTTAATCCCGATAGCTGTGTTTTGTTGGTGGATACTTACGACACACTGAAAAGCGGTTTGCCCAACGCCGTTAAGGTGGCCAGAGAGCTGGAGGCCAAAGGGCACCGGCTGGTGGGCATTCGCATTGACAGCGGCGACCTGGCTTATCTTTCCAAAAAGGCGCGCCAAATGCTGGACCAGGCAGGGCTGGACTATGTGAGGATTGCCGTTTCAAATCAATTGGATGAGTTCGTCATTCGCAGTTTGATTGAGCAAAAAGCGCCCATCGATTTTTTTGGCGTGGGCACGAGATTGATTACCGGCCAGCCCGATGCCGCCCTGGACGGCGTTTACAAACTAAGTCTGTTCGATTCCAGACCGCGCATGAAAATTTCCGACACGCTGATTAAATCTACTCTGCCCGGTAAAAAGCGCGTCCTGCGCTATTCCAATGGCGAGGGCGGATTTTTAGCCGATGCCATTGTGCTCGACGACGAACAACAGATCGATTGTATGTACCATCCGTTTGAAAAAGAAAAGCGTTTTAAAGTGGCCGGTCTCCATCAGGAAGATTTGTTCATCAAAGTAATGGAAAACGGCGAGATCATCATGGAACGGGAATCGGTGGAGCAAATTGCCAGACGAGTGCGGGAGCGACTGAAAATGCTGCCGGCCGAACACAAACGCTTTGAATACCCCCACATCTATAAGGTGGGCGTAAGTAAGCGACTGATGGATTTGCGAGATTCCATTGTCAAACAGTTTCGAAGGGAGGATTGA
- a CDS encoding CheB methylesterase domain-containing protein, with the protein MNILIIAQSMVYGTVIEQSLKKEKDFNVSLSFNKDQLVLNQLSAKHTFDFVVFVVSKEVEDFADRLHFLHQLFGCSILLLNAENLKAPRDSWLVPFPNFPLNPTDENFLTKTRELIQYIKNNQVKDTSHLNNFDKTPAGDGTLSKPTSIHKNQFELIAIGASTGGPQILNYLFKNLPGDLPVPIVVVQHMPVNFIPLFIEWLDAESPLHIQIARDGEKTQPGHVYFAPGDHHMTISRNGRIKLIDAPPVHSVKPAVSYLFKSVAEALGPRAIGILLTGMGKDGAEELALMKQKGALTIAQNKESCVVFGMPGVAIKLDAAQFIFSPEQIVEQIKTIFNKS; encoded by the coding sequence ATGAATATTCTGATTATTGCGCAATCTATGGTATATGGAACGGTAATCGAACAATCTTTAAAAAAAGAAAAAGACTTTAACGTTTCATTAAGCTTCAACAAAGATCAGCTGGTGCTCAACCAGTTAAGCGCGAAACATACGTTTGACTTTGTGGTTTTCGTCGTTTCAAAAGAAGTGGAAGATTTTGCGGACAGGCTGCACTTTTTACACCAGCTGTTCGGCTGCTCCATTCTGTTGCTAAATGCGGAGAACCTGAAGGCGCCGCGAGATTCCTGGCTTGTGCCCTTTCCCAACTTCCCGCTCAATCCTACGGACGAAAATTTTCTCACAAAAACCAGAGAGCTTATCCAATACATTAAAAACAATCAGGTAAAAGACACGTCGCATTTGAACAACTTCGACAAAACGCCTGCCGGGGATGGGACATTAAGCAAACCGACCTCAATTCATAAAAATCAATTTGAATTAATTGCCATCGGCGCCTCCACCGGCGGCCCGCAGATTTTGAATTATTTATTTAAAAATCTTCCAGGCGACCTGCCAGTACCCATTGTAGTTGTCCAGCACATGCCGGTCAATTTCATCCCCTTATTCATCGAATGGCTCGATGCCGAATCTCCGCTGCACATACAGATTGCCAGAGACGGCGAAAAAACCCAACCCGGCCATGTTTATTTTGCGCCGGGCGATCATCACATGACCATTTCCAGAAATGGAAGGATTAAGTTAATTGACGCGCCGCCTGTACACAGCGTTAAACCCGCTGTTTCTTACCTGTTTAAATCCGTTGCCGAAGCGCTGGGGCCCAGAGCAATCGGCATTTTGCTAACCGGGATGGGCAAAGACGGCGCAGAGGAGCTGGCCTTGATGAAGCAGAAAGGGGCGTTAACCATTGCCCAGAACAAAGAGAGCTGCGTGGTGTTCGGCATGCCGGGCGTTGCCATCAAATTGGACGCCGCGCAATTTATTTTT
- a CDS encoding chemotaxis protein CheW, with amino-acid sequence METNDKNTLLKERAKRLAQKAFLPEEIKDARTIVLFSLNNELYAIDVQQIRAIQPFRGATQIPGVSPVVAGVINVSGVIYTVLDLKQIFNLKTDAADGQYVIVIEHDKLKVCLLIDQIIDYRIISEKEIQTNLTGIKGKQKSYIQGLLKDSTVLVDVQNILNAQQPLFNQSK; translated from the coding sequence ATGGAGACAAACGACAAAAATACGCTGTTAAAAGAACGCGCCAAACGCTTAGCTCAAAAAGCGTTCCTGCCGGAAGAGATCAAAGACGCGCGCACCATTGTGTTATTTTCGTTAAACAATGAGCTTTACGCCATTGACGTTCAACAAATCAGGGCCATTCAGCCTTTTAGAGGAGCGACTCAGATACCGGGCGTGTCGCCTGTGGTTGCCGGCGTGATCAATGTTTCGGGCGTGATCTACACCGTGCTCGATCTTAAGCAAATATTCAATCTAAAAACGGACGCGGCGGACGGTCAATATGTCATTGTCATTGAACACGATAAGCTAAAAGTTTGCCTGTTAATTGATCAGATAATCGACTACCGCATCATTTCCGAAAAAGAAATCCAGACCAATTTAACCGGCATTAAAGGCAAACAAAAGAGTTACATTCAGGGGTTGTTAAAAGATTCGACCGTTTTAGTTGACGTGCAAAATATATTAAACGCACAACAACCTCTTTTTAATCAATCAAAATAA